A stretch of DNA from Serinibacter arcticus:
GCGGCGGCCGGGCGATGCGGTCGGCCAGCTCCTTGATCGAGGCGAACGGCACGGCGTCGTGCTGCGCCTGCGAGAGCAGCTGGATCGCCGTGATCTCCGCCCGGTGCTCCTCCAGGTACGCCTGCCACGACTCCACCACGCTCCGCGCGCGATCGGGGTCGATCACGCCGTAGGCGTCCAGCAGCACGTCGGCGTTCTCGTCGATCACCCGATCGTGGCTCTGTCGCAGTTCCAGGATGCGGGCGCGCAGCTCTGGGTTGGCAGCGAGCGGAGTGATCGCGGCCTCGACGAGGTCCGCCACGACGTCGTCGTGACTCGAGCCGGGCGACGCCTCCACGGCGCGCTCCACGACATCCGGGTCGACCGCGTCGATGAGCCCGCGCACGATGCCCTGCAGGGGACGGCCCGCGACGTCGTTGAGCTCGGTCCGCTCGGCCGGCGTGAGCTGCAGCTCGAGCGCCGCGAGACGCGAAGCGAGCGTCGCCGTCTCGTCCTGCGTGATGGTGAGCGTCGCCACCTTCCCGAGCAGCTGCTTGAGCGAGATGCCCTTGATGCGATTGAGCGGCGCGTCGACGAACGGGTGCTCGGTCACGCCCACCGCGTCGACGATCACGAACCGCGTCTTCACCTCCGCGTCAGGCGTCACCGCTTGGAAGTCGGACGGTTCGATCGTCCGAGCGCCGCGGCCCTTCATCTGCTCGAAGTACTGCCCGCTGCGCACGTCCCGCATGAAGAACACGCACTCCAGCGGCTTCACGTCCGTACCGGTGGCGATCATGTCGACCGTGACGGCGATGCGCAGCGTCGGCGAGTTCCGGAACGCCTGCAGGTGGCCCTTCGGGTCACGCGCGGCGTAGGTGATCTTGGCGGCGAAGTCGTTGCCCTTGCCGAACACCTCGCGGACGGCCGTCACCACCTCCTCGGCGTGGGCGTCGTCCTTGCAGAAGATCAGCGTCTTCGGGACCGTCGAGCGGCCCGGAAAGATCTCGGTGAACAGCCGGTCGCGGAACGTCTCGAGCACCAGGCGGATCTGCGGACGCGACGTCACAGCGCGGTCGAGCTGGCTCGGCCGGTAGTCGAGGTCCTCCTCCAGCGTCGTGTAGCGCTGCACCCGCGTGCGCCGGTCGATGGTCGGCACGACGGTGCCCGCCTCGATGGAGCCGCCCTGCTCAGTGCGCTCGGTGCGGATGCGGAAGATGTCGAAGTCGACGTTGACCTTGTCGGCCACCGACTGCGGGTAGGTGTACTCCGAGACGAGGTTCTGGCGGAAGAAGGCAAACGTCTGGCGGCCCGGCGTCGCCGTCAGCCCCACCACGTGCGCGTCGAAGTACTCCAGCACGCTGCGCCAGACGCCGTAGATGGAACGGTGCGCCTCGTCCACGATCACCAGGTCGAACGACTCCGGAGGCAGGTCCTCGTTGTAGGAGACCGTGACCGGCGCGTCCGGGACGAAGTCGTCGAGATCAGGGTCGTCGCCGGCCGGGGCGACGCCGCCCTGGAGCACTCGGTGGAGCCGCTGGATCGTGGAGATGACGACGCTCGCGCTGTCAGCCACACCCGCCGAGGTCAGCTTGTCGACCGGGTAGAGCTCGGTGAAGCGGCGCCCGTCGTCCGGCGTGCGGTAGTTGCTGAACTCGCCGAGCGTCTGATCCGCGAGGTTGTTGCGGTCCACGAGGAACA
This window harbors:
- a CDS encoding DEAD/DEAH box helicase family protein, with the translated sequence MTPVDEAYVAAEQRARILIDAQLTAAGWSVQDSRTLNIVSHQGVAVREAVMAPGHGRADYLLYVDRKVVGVIEAKPTGTTLSGVEWQSAMYASGLPQHHRTRSHTIDDGRLPFAFEASGTETKFTNGYDLDPRSRAVFAFPKPETLARFVREATQHPGAPTWRGRVRTMPLLTTAGLRPAQIDAVTGLEDALRKQQFDRSLIQMATGAGKTFTAVTSSYRLLKYGGFQRVLFLVDRNNLADQTLGEFSNYRTPDDGRRFTELYPVDKLTSAGVADSASVVISTIQRLHRVLQGGVAPAGDDPDLDDFVPDAPVTVSYNEDLPPESFDLVIVDEAHRSIYGVWRSVLEYFDAHVVGLTATPGRQTFAFFRQNLVSEYTYPQSVADKVNVDFDIFRIRTERTEQGGSIEAGTVVPTIDRRTRVQRYTTLEEDLDYRPSQLDRAVTSRPQIRLVLETFRDRLFTEIFPGRSTVPKTLIFCKDDAHAEEVVTAVREVFGKGNDFAAKITYAARDPKGHLQAFRNSPTLRIAVTVDMIATGTDVKPLECVFFMRDVRSGQYFEQMKGRGARTIEPSDFQAVTPDAEVKTRFVIVDAVGVTEHPFVDAPLNRIKGISLKQLLGKVATLTITQDETATLASRLAALELQLTPAERTELNDVAGRPLQGIVRGLIDAVDPDVVERAVEASPGSSHDDVVADLVEAAITPLAANPELRARILELRQSHDRVIDENADVLLDAYGVIDPDRARSVVESWQAYLEEHRAEITAIQLLSQAQHDAVPFASIKELADRIARPPHSWTIDLVWQAYEQVEAGRVRHNDRARLTDLVSLLRFTFGFDGELVPYAERVRERFAGWLLQQDQAGVVFGESQRWWLDRIAEVVAASAGVSADDLESAPFTERGGIDGAVQALGADRAAALLDEMNRELTA